A window of Candidatus Polarisedimenticolia bacterium genomic DNA:
TGACCCTGAGATGGATTTCCTCCATGCCGAGCTCCCGCACTCTCCGTTTGACCGCCGCCGAGGTCCGTCCCGAGATTACGCCGGTGGCGACTCCGGCCCGCCGGAGGAGCCAGATCCCCACGCCGTCCTTGGCGTCGAAGATCCGGCCCTCGCTCCTTCCGTCGATGAAC
This region includes:
- a CDS encoding 3-deoxy-D-manno-octulosonate 8-phosphate phosphatase (forms homotetramers; catalyzes hydrolysis of KDO 8-P to KDO and inorganic phosphate; functions in lipopolysaccharide biosynthesis) translates to MASSRSSLKAAARSVSMVLMDVDGVMTDGGILFIDGRSEGRIFDAKDGVGIWLLRRAGVATGVISGRTSAAVKRRVRELGMEEIHLRV